The Nicotiana tomentosiformis chromosome 9, ASM39032v3, whole genome shotgun sequence genome contains the following window.
TAGGGTTTGGGGAAGGACCGTACCCCAGAGTATGTGATATAGACAGTCTACCATAATACAAGTATTAATGGCTGCTTACACGACTCAAATATGTAACCTACGGAGACAACTTTTATTGTTACTCCAAGACTCcccttcaaataaataaataaatagaaaaagatAAAATGGAAAACGTGACAACACACTGCAAAGATGTAGCTTTGACCTAAGAAATGTCTTGGTAAGTTCCCTTAATTCAGTTAACCCTTCCCTAAGAAATTAAGtttccgtatatatatatattcactaaATATTCATTCCTTTATTCTTGTATATCATCAAATGGATACTCAGTTTACTCAAGGAGAATCATCTCAATTGTCTTATGAATTATTCCTGAGTTTTAGAGGTGAAGACACCCGAAAAACATTCACTGGTCATCTTTATTCCAAATTGGATAATGTTGGAGTTAAAACCTTCATTGACGATGAGGAATTGAGAAAGGGTGACGTGATTTCAAGAGAACTAGAGAAAGCAATTGAAGGATCGAGAATTTCCATTGTAGTATTCTCGAGCAATTATGCTTCCTCTAGTTGGTGTCTAAATGAACTAGTTAAAATTCTCGAATGCAAAGAGAAATTAAAGCAGATGGTTTTGCCTATTTTCTATGATGTTGATCCTTCTGAGGTACGAAAGCAAACTGGGTTATTTGGGGAAGCTTTGGCTAAACACAAGGAACGACCATTTGGAGCTCAAATGGTGGAGAAATGGAGAGCTGCACTTACTGAAGCTGCAAATTTATCTGGATGGGATTTGCAAAATGTTGCTGACGGGTACATTTTCTTGATTCAACTATATAATTTCATTTGTTATTTGTTCAATTGTTTATACGATGGGATACATTGGAAAGCTACCTATGAATTGTTTATACAATTGTCTGCAACTCTTCAACCTCTTTCCAGCAATTTGAGAAACAAAAAATCATTAATGGAGGATAAAAGCATTTTGTCTTTAAAAAATCACGTTGCACACACAcaccccaaaaaaaaaactaagGACTCCATATAGAAATAGCGATTTAGTCTCCTTGAGGAAATGGTTTATACAGTAATGGAAAAGGCCTTCGTGTTAGGTTGAATGAGAGAATGACTGCAGTTAAAAGAGGAAGAAGCATTTGGATATAGGTTTTGGTGAAAAGTCAATAAAGCCCCTCAAATTTGGGTAAAAACAAAACGGGTACCTTGCTAAGTTACTAGCTTTATGTAATTACACTTGTTCAATCAAACATGACAGTGACAATTACTAAGTAATTATGTTGTGGCAAACAAGCAGGTCATTATAATTACACAACCAAGTAATTATGCATGGCTTTCGGTACAAACTTAAAGAGTTTAAGCTCTATACATCGACTGTATCAAAATATTTATCTAATTAGTTCTCTTATTATCTAATTACAGGTTAATTTCCTGATAAATATAGTGTAAAAAGATCTTTATACtatcaatatatataacttaaataatTTCTTAAAATATCCTATAGGAAGCGGTAAGTTATATACTTTACTGCTTAGATTGATCCCACTGTGTTATGTCTTGGCTATCAATTTTGACTTGACCATCAAATAGTTTCAAATATCAAAGTTTTATTTACTGGAGTagtatttcttttaattttttgttaggcatgaatcaaagtttattgaaaaaattatacAACAAGTCCTACAAGAGGTCAACCAGACACCTCTAGATGTTGCTTGGCACCCAGTTGGAGTAGATTCTCGCGTCAAAGATATAGAGTTGTTATTGCAAAAGGAATGTGAAGATGAAGTTCGCATGATTGGTATTCACGGAGTTGGTGGCATAGGGAAAACAACTCTGGCAAAAGCTATCTACAATACAGAATTTCGGCGCTTCAATAGTAGTTGCTTCCTTTCAGATGTTAGATCAGAAGCTGAAGAATTTGGTCTTGTCAAGCTACAAGAGAAACTTCTTCAACAGGTACTCAAAACTAAGGACGTCAAAGTTGGCAGTGTTGCTCAAGGCGTCAATCTAATCAAAGCAAGACTTGGGTCAAAGAAGGTTCTAATTCTTCTTGATGATGTGAACCACAAAAAACAATTAGAATCCTTAACACGAGAAAGAAGTTGGTTTGGTTCGGGTAGTTTAATAATTATTACAACCCGAGACAAGGATTTGCTACGTGGGCTTAGAGAAAAAGAGAGATATGAGGCCAAACTGTTAAATGACAATGAAGCTATGTTACTTTTTAGTTGGCATGCTTTTGACAGTCATTTTCCACCAGAAGATTATGTTAATTTTGCACAACACATAATCAAATATTCAGGTAGGCTACCATTAGCTCTTGTGACATTGGGGTCACATTTACAAGGAAGTTCTGTAGAAGAATGGGGATACGAATTCGAAAAACTAAGAGCAATACCTCATATTGATATCCAAAAGATTCTCAAGATAAGCTTTGATGGACTTGATGGTGATACACAAACTGTGTTCCTTGATATTGCGTGCGCCTTCCATGGGTTTTATGAGCGTGAAGTTACAGAAATATTG
Protein-coding sequences here:
- the LOC104113607 gene encoding disease resistance protein Roq1-like isoform X2, with the protein product MDTQFTQGESSQLSYELFLSFRGEDTRKTFTGHLYSKLDNVGVKTFIDDEELRKGDVISRELEKAIEGSRISIVVFSSNYASSSWCLNELVKILECKEKLKQMVLPIFYDVDPSEVRKQTGLFGEALAKHKERPFGAQMVEKWRAALTEAANLSGWDLQNVADGHESKFIEKIIQQVLQEVNQTPLDVAWHPVGVDSRVKDIELLLQKECEDEVRMIGIHGVGGIGKTTLAKAIYNTEFRRFNSSCFLSDVRSEAEEFGLVKLQEKLLQQVLKTKDVKVGSVAQGVNLIKARLGSKKVLILLDDVNHKKQLESLTRERSWFGSGSLIIITTRDKDLLRGLREKERYEAKLLNDNEAMLLFSWHAFDSHFPPEDYVNFAQHIIKYSGRLPLALVTLGSHLQGSSVEEWGYEFEKLRAIPHIDIQKILKISFDGLDGDTQTVFLDIACAFHGFYEREVTEILNACGFHAKSAIATLVQKHLLQRDDLYLVMHDLVRDMGREIVRLESTRYPEKRSRLFIPQEVCDVLQGNKGSKKVEVLKVDRRAFKGVNLSTKAFKKMENLRVLIMDELHISGDFGMLSKELKWLSWKKCPLNCIPSNFPAENLVVLDMQESDIQEFRLNLQDHLEIYLKCNEIPKRCNNQMLDQKLENLVLSSYKKNFFNEFSKLRKSKLAVLLKASI